Proteins encoded within one genomic window of Acinetobacter sp. YWS30-1:
- the rnr gene encoding ribonuclease R produces the protein MMKNWVDPEAKAEAERYDNPIPSRTLILETIEEKTALSHADLVEYFEIADQKSIDALSHRLIAMVRDGQLMKDGYKFQIAAEQPEHEATVYINSKGSGTANISGEDDLLLPERELRQVFNGDRVKVRQTSVDRKGKAWGFITEVLQHRVKQIIGKVSEYEGEYFVQPANPNAHQPITLEKELIEHAKVKVGDSIRVAIDTYPTKEEFATGHIVQSMADKADTEIIIPQTILEYGLPYEFPEEVLKEAESFKEPSTKDREGRVDLRDLALVTIDGEDARDFDDAVYAEKRPGGGYRVVVAIADVSHYVRPGKPLDDEAQERGTSVYFPHFVLPMLPEALSNGLCSLNPNVDRLCMVCDLKLSRAGRVTGYEFYPSVMHSKARLTYDQVAKYFEGDSTAITEDRSVRKSLNTLFQLYQILKGLRAERNAMEFETIETYMTFDELGGINEILPRTRNDAHKLIEECMLLANVAAAEYALKNEIPMLYRVHQPPEFSRIQKVRDFVKLLGLPFPEQPTQADYQAVIEATKDRIDAPSIHAVLLRSMMQAYYGADNAGHFGLAYEAYTHFTSPIRRYPDLLLHRAIKAHLSKKPYPISGASLDDAGEHFSATERRADEASRSVTTWLKCHYMQQHLGEEFVGIISATAEFGLFVTLKDLYVDGMVHVSQLGDDFFVFDQSSQSLVGQNRGQIFSLGDEVKIKVAGVNLEERKIDFELIQQLTHAGRPIRARAPRVAEKKPAPRPEAKEEVFNNHERAQKAQPSDDGEQPIRRKKDKSKPSSYSKKPAKKSAGKSEAKAKDKVKKKAKIKKKKSNAKAKTE, from the coding sequence ATGATGAAAAATTGGGTCGATCCTGAAGCAAAAGCTGAAGCCGAACGTTATGACAACCCTATTCCAAGCCGTACCCTGATTCTCGAAACTATAGAAGAAAAAACTGCCCTGTCCCATGCCGACCTGGTGGAATATTTTGAAATTGCCGATCAAAAAAGTATTGATGCCCTGAGCCATCGTCTGATTGCGATGGTACGTGACGGGCAATTAATGAAAGACGGTTACAAGTTCCAGATCGCGGCGGAACAGCCTGAGCATGAAGCAACGGTATATATCAACTCCAAGGGAAGCGGTACAGCCAATATTTCAGGTGAAGATGACCTGCTCTTACCTGAGCGTGAATTGCGTCAGGTCTTTAACGGTGACCGTGTTAAAGTCCGTCAGACCTCAGTAGATCGCAAAGGTAAGGCCTGGGGCTTTATTACCGAGGTTTTGCAGCATCGTGTCAAACAGATCATCGGGAAAGTGTCTGAATATGAAGGCGAATACTTTGTTCAGCCAGCTAATCCAAATGCACATCAGCCAATTACTCTAGAAAAAGAGCTGATCGAGCATGCCAAGGTCAAAGTCGGCGATTCAATCCGTGTGGCAATTGATACCTACCCAACCAAAGAAGAATTTGCGACTGGCCATATTGTGCAGTCGATGGCAGATAAAGCCGATACCGAAATCATCATTCCACAGACGATTCTGGAATATGGCCTGCCATATGAATTCCCTGAAGAAGTCTTAAAAGAAGCGGAAAGTTTTAAAGAGCCCTCTACCAAAGACCGTGAAGGCCGTGTCGATCTACGTGATTTAGCGCTTGTCACCATTGACGGCGAAGATGCACGTGACTTTGATGATGCGGTTTATGCAGAAAAACGTCCGGGCGGTGGTTATCGCGTGGTCGTAGCGATTGCTGACGTGAGTCATTATGTACGTCCGGGCAAACCACTAGATGATGAAGCGCAAGAACGTGGGACATCCGTATATTTCCCGCACTTCGTTTTACCAATGTTGCCTGAAGCACTCTCTAATGGCCTGTGTTCATTAAATCCGAATGTCGATCGCCTGTGCATGGTCTGTGACCTGAAACTGTCACGTGCTGGCCGAGTGACCGGGTATGAATTCTATCCTTCAGTCATGCATTCCAAGGCACGTCTGACCTATGATCAGGTCGCGAAGTATTTTGAAGGTGACAGTACAGCAATCACTGAAGATCGTAGTGTACGTAAATCACTAAATACCCTGTTCCAGTTGTATCAGATTCTAAAAGGCTTACGTGCTGAACGTAATGCAATGGAATTCGAAACCATTGAAACCTATATGACTTTCGATGAGCTGGGTGGTATTAATGAGATTCTGCCACGAACCCGTAATGATGCGCATAAGCTGATTGAAGAATGTATGTTGCTAGCCAACGTTGCAGCAGCTGAATATGCATTGAAAAATGAAATACCGATGCTGTACCGGGTGCATCAACCCCCTGAGTTCTCACGTATCCAGAAAGTTCGTGATTTCGTGAAACTGCTGGGTCTGCCATTCCCGGAACAGCCAACCCAAGCTGACTATCAAGCGGTGATTGAAGCGACCAAAGACCGGATTGATGCGCCAAGTATTCATGCCGTGTTATTACGTTCCATGATGCAAGCCTATTACGGTGCCGACAATGCTGGCCACTTTGGTCTGGCCTATGAAGCGTATACACACTTCACCTCTCCAATTCGCCGTTATCCGGATCTGTTATTACATCGTGCTATCAAAGCTCATTTGAGTAAAAAGCCATATCCAATTTCAGGTGCATCTTTAGATGATGCCGGTGAGCATTTCTCAGCGACAGAACGCCGTGCTGATGAAGCCTCCCGCTCTGTAACGACCTGGCTGAAATGTCACTATATGCAGCAACATCTTGGTGAAGAGTTTGTTGGCATTATCAGTGCAACGGCTGAATTTGGTTTGTTTGTCACGCTGAAAGACCTCTATGTCGATGGTATGGTACATGTGAGCCAGTTGGGCGATGACTTCTTTGTCTTTGATCAAAGCAGCCAGAGTCTGGTCGGCCAGAACCGTGGTCAAATCTTCAGTCTGGGCGATGAAGTCAAGATCAAGGTCGCTGGAGTCAATCTGGAAGAACGCAAAATTGATTTTGAACTGATCCAGCAACTGACTCATGCGGGTCGTCCAATTCGCGCCCGTGCTCCACGTGTCGCAGAAAAAAAACCTGCACCACGTCCGGAAGCAAAAGAGGAAGTCTTCAATAATCATGAGCGTGCGCAAAAAGCCCAGCCCAGTGATGATGGAGAACAGCCCATACGACGCAAAAAAGACAAATCCAAGCCCAGTTCCTACAGCAAAAAGCCTGCTAAAAAATCTGCAGGAAAGTCTGAAGCAAAGGCTAAAGATAAAGTAAAGAAAAAAGCCAAGATCAAAAAGAAAAAGTCGAATGCAAAAGCCAAGACTGAATAA
- a CDS encoding M3 family metallopeptidase produces MTLEKATLPVPQFDQITLADLKQKIENCIQQGLQFLNELNQTPDTVQEQLAVLKQVDTLENNMSESWGVLSHLNAVMNNSETRDVYQALLPGLSDYYTQLGQHTALYQTYQHIQDAPVFNELPEAQQSAIKLALRDFKLSGVALEGEAKKRYAEISARLSQLSSDFSNHVLDATQAYFRPLKEEELAGLSESNIELLKQYGQQRELDQPVATLDFPSYLAIMTHAEDRGLREELYKAYTTRASDQSEQTEFDNTAIMEEILKLRQEMAALLGFNNYAEYSLASKMAPNVEAVDEFLRDLAEHARAPAKQEVAELKAIAAEDGITELKPWDSSYYSEKLKMQQFNLSQESLKPYFPAPKILQGLFSILKRLYDIQVVEREAPVWHPDARYFELEDQGEVIGGFYFDLYARQGKRGGAWMSGFRSRMQIAEGLQKPICYMVANFTPPVGNRPALLTHDEVITLFHEFGHGLHHMLTEVDNIAVAGTHGVDWDAVELPSQFMEFWAWDQDSLNLLSEHIETKEVLPADLLKALLDARFFQSGMQTLRQLEFALFDLTIHRANPALNAEQIQATLNEIREKYAVLPTTAYNRFQHSFSHIFAGGYAAGYYSYKWAEVLASDAFDRFEEEGIFNTETGKQFRQKILAVGGKDTALDAFINFRGREPKIDALLRHQGWTNRSKNA; encoded by the coding sequence ATGACATTAGAAAAAGCAACTTTACCCGTTCCACAATTCGATCAGATTACGCTGGCAGATCTTAAACAAAAAATTGAAAACTGCATTCAGCAAGGTTTGCAATTTCTAAATGAACTGAACCAGACACCTGATACTGTCCAGGAACAACTTGCTGTTCTGAAACAGGTCGACACGCTAGAAAATAATATGAGCGAGTCCTGGGGTGTTTTGTCGCATCTCAACGCAGTCATGAATAATAGTGAAACCCGTGATGTTTATCAGGCATTATTACCGGGTCTAAGTGATTACTATACGCAGCTAGGCCAGCACACAGCGCTATATCAAACCTATCAACATATACAGGATGCACCGGTCTTCAATGAACTACCGGAAGCCCAGCAAAGTGCAATTAAACTGGCGCTACGTGACTTTAAATTGTCAGGCGTAGCTCTAGAGGGTGAAGCAAAAAAACGCTATGCGGAAATTTCTGCACGTTTGTCACAACTTTCCTCAGATTTCTCCAATCATGTACTGGATGCAACTCAAGCTTATTTCAGACCGCTTAAGGAAGAAGAATTAGCGGGGCTGTCTGAAAGTAATATTGAACTGTTAAAACAATATGGCCAGCAACGTGAACTGGATCAGCCGGTTGCTACTTTAGATTTCCCGTCTTATCTGGCAATTATGACTCATGCCGAAGATCGTGGCCTGCGTGAAGAACTCTATAAAGCCTATACCACACGCGCGTCAGATCAGTCCGAACAGACTGAATTTGACAATACAGCCATCATGGAAGAAATCCTGAAATTACGTCAGGAAATGGCAGCACTATTAGGCTTTAATAACTATGCCGAATATTCACTGGCCAGCAAAATGGCGCCAAATGTCGAAGCTGTTGATGAATTCCTGCGTGATCTGGCGGAACATGCCCGTGCGCCTGCTAAACAGGAAGTGGCTGAACTGAAAGCCATTGCTGCTGAAGATGGCATCACAGAATTAAAGCCTTGGGACAGCAGTTACTATTCTGAAAAGCTGAAAATGCAGCAGTTTAATCTGTCTCAGGAATCGCTAAAACCCTATTTCCCGGCTCCAAAAATTCTGCAAGGCCTGTTCAGTATCCTGAAACGTTTATATGACATTCAGGTGGTTGAACGTGAAGCGCCAGTTTGGCATCCAGATGCGCGTTATTTTGAACTGGAAGACCAAGGCGAAGTGATTGGCGGTTTCTATTTCGACCTCTATGCACGTCAGGGCAAACGTGGCGGTGCCTGGATGAGTGGATTCCGTTCACGCATGCAAATCGCTGAAGGACTGCAAAAACCGATCTGCTATATGGTGGCAAACTTTACTCCACCAGTCGGTAACCGTCCTGCACTACTGACTCATGATGAAGTGATTACTCTGTTCCATGAGTTTGGTCATGGTCTGCATCATATGCTGACAGAAGTGGACAATATTGCCGTGGCTGGTACACATGGCGTGGATTGGGATGCTGTCGAACTACCAAGCCAGTTTATGGAATTCTGGGCTTGGGATCAGGACAGTTTAAACCTGCTCAGCGAACATATCGAAACCAAAGAAGTCTTACCTGCTGACTTGTTAAAAGCCTTACTGGATGCCCGTTTCTTCCAGTCCGGTATGCAAACTTTGCGTCAGCTGGAATTTGCTTTATTTGACTTAACCATTCACCGTGCCAATCCGGCATTGAATGCTGAACAGATTCAGGCAACCTTGAACGAGATTCGTGAAAAATACGCTGTTTTACCTACTACAGCATATAACCGGTTCCAGCACAGCTTCAGTCATATCTTCGCGGGTGGATATGCAGCGGGCTATTATTCTTATAAATGGGCAGAAGTTTTGGCCAGTGATGCCTTCGATCGCTTCGAAGAAGAAGGAATTTTTAATACTGAAACTGGAAAGCAGTTTAGACAAAAAATTCTAGCAGTTGGCGGAAAAGATACAGCACTTGACGCATTTATCAATTTCCGCGGACGCGAGCCAAAAATAGATGCTTTGTTACGTCATCAAGGTTGGACGAACCGCTCTAAAAACGCTTAA
- a CDS encoding YheV family putative zinc ribbon protein has translation MKRRFIAGAKCPKCQALDRIVMLTSGEAEWIECIECGYEENRPTHIEEPESPAVPDEIGVIQFKPRQPKE, from the coding sequence ATCAAACGTCGTTTCATTGCAGGCGCAAAATGTCCTAAATGTCAGGCGTTGGATCGGATCGTTATGCTGACCTCTGGTGAAGCTGAATGGATTGAATGTATCGAATGTGGGTATGAAGAAAACCGTCCTACCCATATCGAGGAACCTGAGTCACCAGCCGTTCCGGATGAAATTGGTGTGATTCAGTTTAAACCCCGTCAGCCAAAAGAATAA
- a CDS encoding DMT family transporter, with product MSVASPSHLVKAIVFLTCSAFLFSVMGVCIRFASHTVDNATVVFFRNFVGLFIFLPLIFNKGINFFKTEKLWMHTWRSVAGLTAMYGFFYAIAHLKLSNAMVFTYSSPIFIPLIAWLFLKEKVTQSMLLAAAIGFIGVLCVAKPDSGLFNLMSVIGLSASFLAAMAFVTVRALTQTEPPERIVFYFCLIGTLISMIPMFWHWRPYTLTELGYLIAAGLLANTSQLFLSNAYKLAPAGQIGPVNYIAIFFAGLWGYLFWQEVPDLYSLLGLGLIFCGILLCSPVLQNKLRLR from the coding sequence ATGAGTGTAGCCTCTCCCTCGCATCTGGTTAAGGCAATTGTCTTTCTGACCTGTTCCGCTTTTTTGTTTTCAGTCATGGGCGTCTGTATCCGCTTCGCCTCACACACCGTTGATAATGCCACTGTGGTATTTTTCCGGAATTTTGTCGGCCTGTTTATTTTTCTTCCTTTAATCTTCAATAAAGGCATTAACTTTTTTAAAACTGAAAAACTCTGGATGCACACCTGGCGTTCTGTCGCAGGTCTGACTGCGATGTATGGATTTTTCTATGCCATTGCACATTTAAAGCTCTCCAATGCCATGGTCTTTACCTATTCCTCACCAATTTTTATTCCGCTGATTGCCTGGCTGTTTCTAAAAGAAAAAGTCACTCAAAGCATGTTACTGGCTGCTGCGATCGGTTTTATTGGCGTGTTGTGCGTGGCTAAGCCTGATTCCGGTTTATTTAACCTGATGTCCGTGATTGGCTTGAGTGCCAGCTTCCTGGCTGCTATGGCTTTTGTCACGGTTCGTGCACTGACTCAGACCGAACCACCAGAACGGATTGTGTTTTATTTCTGTCTGATCGGCACCCTGATTTCCATGATTCCAATGTTCTGGCATTGGCGTCCTTATACCCTGACTGAACTCGGTTATTTAATTGCAGCCGGTTTATTGGCAAATACCAGCCAGTTATTTCTATCCAATGCTTATAAACTGGCACCTGCTGGTCAGATTGGACCAGTGAACTATATTGCGATTTTCTTCGCTGGCTTATGGGGCTATTTATTCTGGCAGGAAGTTCCGGATCTCTATAGCCTGCTCGGATTAGGGCTGATTTTTTGTGGGATTTTACTTTGCAGTCCTGTTTTACAAAATAAGCTTAGGCTGCGTTAA
- a CDS encoding TRAP transporter large permease subunit: protein MHNDNQNRSGLGLLRYIWTEWISTFVVLILLLLTLVIGTGEMIHGQLLRMGERLYGDPATGMQYSFLRAEPKAPQCDRNINVDQKVQEQMKADAADEYADFFGVRSEADVRAAVMQAQQVCEESYQFYDKAITHIEAHPSIRAYRSFETSFFGIFKFGTENRALLLIIMVVFAAISATLKTHHIGLRSPATRIDFKVYSVAMLIANSFLVYSSYSQYMSVLNSGVPMGDMKYVYWLWMILFGTLTLISLYQVIKPPQATREGGSFGLAFLSVPLYAYMAISTGFNFVFLMDYPMGQGIYLGQLVEFSSIFLNLALFIWAGMLLKQTRVVDMFLNILRPWNLAPETLTWLILLAAALPTAYTGASGIFVIAAGAIIYKEVWNAGGRRQFALAATAMSGSLGVVLRPCLLIVVVASLNKEVTTDMLYHYGVYVFLLSSTLFLIISLFFAESKFRIAAPGLAAPQSARAFVNVIPYIVIFILIWLFYKYALSTDLNEFTAPVMMPVILLMIVLFDKLRHEPAPLPPVGHWDETLTTTLGSANTPAMATAGTAINAEYREADHIEQQGSELAVDHGVKRSAVGESLRQVGFWKSLHISTSETVGHIGALVILMALSVSVGGLLERMEIMEAFPTDISSTILVISMIVGLMVFVGMIMDPFGAVILISATVAPVAYQYGIHPVHFWMITLIGFELGYVTPPVALNHLLARQSIGDAEVAEADAEVRHKSFYYRYERWILPMIVLLPAMLTIAYVPYVFKLFGWYQ from the coding sequence ATGCACAACGATAATCAAAACAGATCAGGATTAGGTCTGTTACGTTATATCTGGACAGAGTGGATCTCGACCTTTGTCGTGCTCATCTTGCTCTTACTGACCTTAGTGATTGGAACCGGGGAAATGATTCATGGTCAGTTACTGCGTATGGGCGAGCGTCTGTATGGTGATCCGGCGACAGGCATGCAATATTCGTTTTTGCGTGCTGAACCGAAAGCACCACAATGTGATCGTAATATTAATGTCGATCAAAAAGTTCAGGAGCAGATGAAAGCAGATGCCGCCGATGAATATGCCGATTTCTTCGGTGTACGTTCTGAAGCGGATGTGCGTGCTGCAGTGATGCAGGCACAACAGGTTTGTGAAGAGTCTTACCAGTTCTATGACAAGGCGATAACGCATATTGAAGCGCATCCAAGTATTCGCGCCTATCGCAGTTTTGAAACTTCATTCTTTGGCATTTTCAAGTTCGGGACTGAAAACCGTGCCTTACTGTTGATTATCATGGTGGTATTTGCTGCAATCAGCGCGACATTGAAAACCCATCATATTGGTCTACGTAGTCCAGCCACCCGTATCGATTTCAAAGTCTATTCTGTGGCGATGCTGATCGCGAACAGTTTCCTGGTCTATTCTTCCTACAGCCAATATATGTCGGTGCTGAATTCCGGGGTGCCGATGGGAGACATGAAGTATGTCTACTGGCTATGGATGATTCTCTTTGGGACATTGACCCTGATCAGTCTGTACCAAGTCATTAAGCCACCTCAGGCGACCCGAGAAGGGGGTAGTTTCGGACTGGCTTTCTTAAGCGTGCCACTTTATGCCTATATGGCTATCAGTACCGGGTTTAACTTTGTCTTCTTGATGGATTACCCGATGGGTCAGGGCATCTATCTGGGGCAACTGGTTGAGTTTTCGAGCATCTTCCTGAATCTGGCCTTATTTATCTGGGCCGGTATGTTGCTGAAACAAACCCGTGTCGTAGACATGTTCCTGAATATCCTGCGTCCATGGAATCTGGCACCAGAAACCTTGACCTGGTTAATCCTGCTGGCAGCTGCACTACCAACCGCTTATACCGGTGCATCTGGGATTTTCGTGATTGCTGCAGGTGCGATCATTTATAAGGAAGTGTGGAATGCCGGTGGTCGCCGTCAGTTTGCCTTGGCAGCAACCGCCATGTCGGGTTCACTCGGTGTGGTATTACGTCCATGTCTATTAATTGTTGTGGTGGCTTCACTGAACAAGGAAGTGACGACAGATATGCTGTATCACTACGGTGTCTACGTCTTCTTGCTCAGTTCAACATTGTTCCTGATCATTTCGCTATTCTTTGCTGAAAGCAAGTTCCGTATTGCTGCACCTGGTCTGGCTGCACCACAGTCTGCACGTGCCTTTGTAAATGTGATTCCTTATATCGTGATTTTCATCCTGATCTGGCTGTTCTACAAATATGCCTTGTCTACAGATCTGAATGAATTTACTGCGCCTGTCATGATGCCAGTCATTCTATTGATGATCGTGCTATTTGATAAGTTGCGTCACGAGCCTGCACCATTACCGCCAGTGGGACATTGGGATGAAACCTTAACCACCACCTTAGGTTCAGCAAATACGCCTGCAATGGCGACCGCGGGTACAGCCATTAATGCTGAATATCGTGAAGCAGACCATATTGAGCAGCAGGGCAGTGAGCTGGCTGTAGACCATGGTGTAAAACGTTCGGCTGTTGGTGAAAGCCTGCGTCAAGTTGGCTTCTGGAAATCATTACACATTTCGACCAGTGAAACGGTTGGACACATTGGTGCGCTGGTGATCCTGATGGCACTGTCTGTCAGTGTGGGCGGCCTGCTGGAACGTATGGAAATTATGGAAGCGTTCCCGACAGATATTAGCAGTACCATTCTGGTGATTTCCATGATTGTTGGCCTGATGGTGTTCGTTGGCATGATCATGGACCCATTCGGTGCGGTGATCCTGATTTCAGCAACCGTTGCACCAGTCGCCTATCAGTATGGAATTCATCCTGTGCATTTCTGGATGATTACCTTGATTGGTTTTGAGCTGGGTTATGTGACACCGCCAGTTGCCCTGAACCATCTGTTAGCAAGGCAATCCATTGGTGATGCTGAGGTGGCCGAGGCGGATGCAGAAGTTCGACATAAGTCCTTTTATTACCGTTATGAGCGCTGGATTTTACCGATGATCGTGTTACTGCCAGCGATGCTGACCATTGCCTATGTACCTTATGTATTTAAACTCTTCGGCTGGTATCAGTAA
- the rrtA gene encoding rhombosortase, whose amino-acid sequence MQDQHLRRKIIFLAAFVSLSASLQIFNDAFIYWQESLLGEFWRLWTAHWVHVGWAHYFLNILAFICLPFIFPRASVWHFVSILLILPPLISLSFYFFLPNIEAYAGLSGVLHGAYVAVACVHLLYQRERGFAVLVLFLIFAKLIWENTIGNQETAQLIGSPVLVEAHLLGVIWGVVVALLYILGNYVQDS is encoded by the coding sequence ATGCAAGATCAACATCTTCGACGAAAAATTATTTTTCTGGCGGCTTTTGTCTCTCTTTCAGCGAGTTTGCAAATCTTTAACGATGCTTTCATCTACTGGCAGGAAAGCCTGCTCGGGGAGTTTTGGCGGCTCTGGACCGCGCACTGGGTGCATGTCGGCTGGGCCCATTATTTTCTGAATATTCTTGCTTTTATCTGTCTACCTTTCATTTTCCCCCGTGCATCTGTGTGGCATTTCGTCTCGATTCTTTTGATTCTGCCGCCGTTGATCAGCCTGAGTTTTTATTTTTTCCTGCCAAATATTGAAGCATATGCAGGACTATCCGGGGTATTACATGGGGCTTATGTCGCAGTCGCCTGTGTGCATCTGCTTTATCAACGCGAACGTGGATTTGCCGTGCTGGTATTATTTTTAATCTTTGCCAAACTGATTTGGGAAAATACCATTGGAAATCAGGAAACTGCACAACTTATCGGCAGTCCGGTACTGGTCGAAGCGCATTTATTAGGGGTGATCTGGGGAGTGGTAGTCGCATTGCTCTATATCTTGGGCAATTATGTCCAGGATAGCTGA
- a CDS encoding succinate dehydrogenase assembly factor 2, which produces MTDDITLEERKVIYRARRGLKEIDVYFDPYVKNYYLTADPFEKQMFAELVAQEDPDLLDWFMEVSEPPRPELKDFIKKLKFYVHG; this is translated from the coding sequence ATGACTGATGACATCACCTTAGAAGAGCGCAAAGTGATTTATCGCGCGCGTCGTGGCTTGAAAGAGATCGATGTATATTTTGATCCCTACGTGAAAAACTATTATCTCACTGCTGATCCCTTCGAAAAACAGATGTTTGCTGAGCTGGTTGCACAGGAAGATCCAGACCTGCTGGACTGGTTTATGGAAGTGTCTGAACCCCCACGCCCTGAATTAAAAGATTTTATCAAGAAGCTTAAATTTTACGTTCATGGATAA
- a CDS encoding acyl-CoA dehydrogenase family protein, with amino-acid sequence MHSSAIRPLASMLPRQLFNDEHEAFREMVRKFYEKEVIPHTEKYEQQQHIDRELWNKAGELGLLCATMPEAYGGSGVDRLYSMILIEEQAYAGDSATGFSLHSDIVANYILNFGNETQKQQWLPKMATGEVVTAIAMTEPGTGSDLQAVRTSAVLEGDEYVINGSKIFITNGYLCDMAIVVCKTGHSEKGSANLSLIMVEADRAGFSKGKPLNKIGMKGQDTCELFFDNVRVPKENLLGQEGMGFMMLMKELAWERLIVAIICQAGAEAAFAHTVKYTKERQAFGKPISAFQNTHFKLAELRTEIEICRAYLDRCMQLQLIQKLGVDAAAAAKYKISELYSKVVDECLQLHGGYGYMLEYPIARAYLDNRANRIYAGTNEIMKELISRSL; translated from the coding sequence ATGCATTCGAGCGCGATCCGTCCATTGGCCAGCATGCTGCCACGTCAGCTTTTCAATGATGAACATGAAGCCTTTCGGGAGATGGTCCGTAAATTCTATGAAAAGGAAGTGATTCCTCATACAGAAAAATATGAACAGCAACAGCATATCGATCGTGAGCTCTGGAATAAAGCCGGTGAACTTGGCCTTCTCTGTGCCACGATGCCTGAAGCTTATGGCGGTTCAGGGGTGGATCGTTTATACAGTATGATCCTGATCGAGGAACAGGCCTATGCAGGCGACTCTGCGACAGGATTTTCACTGCACTCAGATATCGTGGCCAATTATATTCTGAACTTTGGCAATGAAACACAAAAGCAGCAATGGCTCCCGAAAATGGCTACAGGTGAAGTGGTCACGGCAATTGCGATGACCGAACCTGGAACTGGCTCCGACCTGCAGGCAGTACGCACTAGTGCTGTATTAGAGGGTGATGAGTATGTGATTAATGGTTCCAAGATATTCATTACCAATGGCTATCTTTGTGATATGGCAATTGTGGTATGTAAGACGGGTCATAGTGAGAAAGGCTCTGCCAATCTTTCTTTGATTATGGTCGAAGCAGATCGTGCAGGATTTAGTAAAGGTAAACCCTTAAATAAAATCGGCATGAAAGGTCAGGATACCTGTGAACTGTTCTTTGACAATGTCCGTGTGCCTAAAGAAAACCTGCTAGGTCAGGAAGGCATGGGTTTTATGATGCTGATGAAAGAACTGGCTTGGGAGCGGTTAATTGTGGCCATCATATGTCAGGCAGGGGCAGAAGCGGCATTCGCACATACGGTAAAATACACCAAAGAACGTCAAGCCTTTGGCAAACCGATCAGCGCTTTTCAAAATACCCATTTTAAACTGGCAGAACTGCGTACCGAAATTGAAATCTGCCGAGCTTATCTGGACCGTTGTATGCAACTACAGCTTATTCAAAAATTGGGAGTTGATGCCGCCGCAGCTGCTAAATACAAAATTTCTGAACTGTATAGCAAAGTGGTGGATGAATGCCTACAACTGCATGGCGGTTATGGCTATATGCTGGAATATCCGATTGCACGAGCGTACCTGGATAATCGCGCGAACCGCATTTATGCAGGAACCAATGAAATCATGAAGGAACTGATTTCCAGATCACTCTAA